TGGTGTTCGGAGATAGCCGAGAGCAGGTCGGGGATTCCGCGCCCAGGTGGGTACTGATTGTGCCCTTCGCTGATCGCAGCCCGTGCCGCTTCGGTGACCTCAACGGGGCCGTCCTCGTCGGGAAAACCTTGGCCGAGATTGAGCGAACCCGTACTGGCCGCGAGTGCAGACATCTCTGCAAAGATGGTCGGCCTGACCTGTCCGTCGTCACTGAGTAATCCGGCGCCTCGCGCTGCGCGTGACCACGCGCCGGAGATGGGAGGCTGACGGTCGTCGATGGTTGTCATCGTTCAAGGCTACGGCAGTCGAGCGTGCTTCCTGAAAAGGGGCGTACACTCTGCCTTAACCGCGCGGACTGTTGCCTCCTGCATTCTCGAAGGCAACCTCCAGACTGCCCGCAGCCCGTTCAAATAGAATGCATAGGGTCGGACGGCATTCTGACATTGTGTGGAAGGAGAACACCATGACAAACCCTGAGATCCCGAACAATGCAGAACCTCAGCCCAGCAACTCAAACGCACCGCAAGACCCAGAGGTAGGCCAGCAAGGTCAACCGCAGGGCACCCCAGCTCCAGCCGAGCAGGGCCACGAACAAACCACTGCGCCGGCGCAGCAGGCGACAACAGGCGCTCCAGCCTTTGGCAGCGACCCAACGAGCGTCGCGCCGTCGCAACAGCACTACGGCTGGCAAGCATCCGCTGCCGCCCCTGGCTCGAATCCAGCCGCGATCCCTGGCGCCCAGCCAACGGCACAGCAGCCCGTTCAGCAGGCTCGCTACGGCGCACCGCAGGCTTCGACGCCTGCTCAACCCACGCATCCAGCTCCTGCAGGATCGTACCGCCCAGCGGCACCGGTCGCACCAGCGGCGCACAACCCCTATGCACAAGCGCCCCAGCAGGCATCGACCACGCAGCCGACCGTTCCGCTTGGACAGCAGGGCGCCCCGTATCCCTACGGAACCCAGCAGCAGGCCGATCACACCCCAACCGCATCGCACACCGCTGCCCAGCAGCCAACTGCCCAGCAGCCAACTGCTCAGCAGCCAACAGCTCAGCAGCCGCAGTACGCAATGGCTGGTGGCGCAGGCAACGGCTCCGGTAACGGTGCCGCATTTGGTGTGCCGGCTGCGGCTTCGGCTGCCAAGAAGCCGAACCGCGGTGGACTTATTGTTGCCGGCCTTGCGATTGCCGCCCTGATCGGTGGTGCCTCTGGCGCCGGAATCACCGCAGCCCTCACCACTCAAAATGGCACAACTGTACAGGGCGAGGCCGGACCCCAGACGGTAACAATCAACAATCCAGGTGACGTTTCAGCGGTCACGGCGATTGCTGCGGCTGCCATGCCAAGCGTGGTTACCATCACCGTTGAGAGCGACTCCGCCGCAGGCAGCGGCTCGGGCGTTGTGATCGATAAAGACGGCCACATCCTGACAAACAACCACGTCGTGAGCCTTGACGGTGAAGCAAAAAACGCCGTCATCCGGGTACACACGAGCGATGGTCGGATTCTTCCGGCAACCGTCGTTGGCACTGATCCGCTTGCAGATCTTGCCGTACTCAAGGTTGAGAATTCCGATCTGCCACCCGTTGAGTTTGCGAACTCTGAAGACCTCAACGTTGGCGACCTGACCGTTGCTATTGGTGCGCCGCTTGGCCTGCCAGGAACGGTGACGAGCGGTGTTGTGAGCGCGCTCAACCGTGGCATCACGGTTGGTTCGACCACCATCCCGAGCGACCCAGAGCAGGACCAGCAGGATGAGCAAGACCCTTCGAACCCGCTTGACCAGTGGAACTTCGACCTTGATCAGCCCAACCAGTCAAGTGGAACCGTGAACTACGTTGCGCTTCCCGTCATCCAGACTGACGCATCGATCAACCCAGGCAACTCGGGCGGTGCGTTGCTCAACGGCGACGGAAAACTCATTGGCATCAACGTTGCTATCGCAAGCACGTCATCCTCAGCTGATGG
The DNA window shown above is from Lysinibacter cavernae and carries:
- a CDS encoding S1C family serine protease encodes the protein MTNPEIPNNAEPQPSNSNAPQDPEVGQQGQPQGTPAPAEQGHEQTTAPAQQATTGAPAFGSDPTSVAPSQQHYGWQASAAAPGSNPAAIPGAQPTAQQPVQQARYGAPQASTPAQPTHPAPAGSYRPAAPVAPAAHNPYAQAPQQASTTQPTVPLGQQGAPYPYGTQQQADHTPTASHTAAQQPTAQQPTAQQPTAQQPQYAMAGGAGNGSGNGAAFGVPAAASAAKKPNRGGLIVAGLAIAALIGGASGAGITAALTTQNGTTVQGEAGPQTVTINNPGDVSAVTAIAAAAMPSVVTITVESDSAAGSGSGVVIDKDGHILTNNHVVSLDGEAKNAVIRVHTSDGRILPATVVGTDPLADLAVLKVENSDLPPVEFANSEDLNVGDLTVAIGAPLGLPGTVTSGVVSALNRGITVGSTTIPSDPEQDQQDEQDPSNPLDQWNFDLDQPNQSSGTVNYVALPVIQTDASINPGNSGGALLNGDGKLIGINVAIASTSSSADGTAGSVGLGFAIPANLAKRVADDIIAGKTVSHGLLGASVGDSSQAADASVAGALVQEVTKGGAAEAAGIKAGDVITKFNGVPVTNRTDLTALVRYLEGDSKVELSYVRDGKTTTVDVTLGSL